From Alphaproteobacteria bacterium, a single genomic window includes:
- a CDS encoding acyl-CoA dehydrogenase — translation MDFEYSDRVKELQDRISAFMEAHIYPAEPVYAQQVDEGDRWVHPVIIDELKAKARAEGLWNLFLPESERGFGLTNLEYAPLCEIMGRSPFAPEVFNCSAPDTGNMEVLERYGADEHKKEWLEPLLAGEIRSAFAMTEPMVASSDATNIESSIVRDGDEYVINGRKWWTSGAPDPRCKILIFMGKTDPSADKYRQQSMILVPMDTPGVKVLRALPVFGYDDAPHGHAEVLFEDVRVPASNILLGEGRGFEIAQGRLGPGRIHHCMRLVGVAERALEVMCRRAQERVAFGGPLTDQGVVRRQIADSRMEIDQSRLMTLYAAWKMDTVGNKEARKEIAAIKVIAPNMTCRVVDRAIQIHGAAGVSNDFGLAKAYASSRTLRLADGPDEVHANQIGRLELKQYGWPANK, via the coding sequence ATGGACTTCGAGTATTCCGATCGCGTCAAGGAGCTGCAGGACAGGATTAGCGCCTTCATGGAGGCCCACATCTATCCCGCCGAGCCGGTCTACGCCCAGCAGGTCGACGAGGGCGACCGCTGGGTGCATCCGGTTATCATCGACGAGCTCAAGGCCAAGGCCCGCGCAGAGGGGCTGTGGAACCTGTTCCTGCCTGAATCGGAGCGCGGCTTCGGGCTCACGAACCTGGAATACGCGCCCTTGTGCGAGATCATGGGACGATCGCCCTTCGCGCCCGAGGTCTTCAACTGTTCGGCCCCCGACACCGGCAACATGGAAGTGCTGGAGCGCTACGGCGCGGACGAGCACAAGAAAGAGTGGCTGGAGCCGCTGCTGGCCGGCGAGATCCGCTCGGCCTTCGCCATGACCGAGCCCATGGTGGCCTCGTCGGACGCCACCAACATCGAATCCTCGATCGTCCGCGACGGCGACGAATACGTCATCAACGGCCGCAAGTGGTGGACTTCGGGGGCTCCCGATCCACGCTGCAAGATCCTCATCTTCATGGGCAAGACCGATCCCTCGGCCGACAAGTACCGCCAGCAGTCGATGATCCTGGTGCCCATGGACACGCCCGGCGTCAAGGTGCTGCGTGCGCTGCCGGTGTTCGGCTACGACGACGCGCCCCACGGCCATGCCGAGGTCCTGTTCGAGGACGTCCGCGTGCCAGCCTCGAACATTCTCTTGGGCGAGGGCCGCGGCTTCGAGATCGCCCAGGGCCGCCTCGGCCCGGGCCGCATCCATCACTGCATGCGCCTGGTCGGTGTGGCCGAGCGGGCGCTCGAGGTGATGTGCCGGCGCGCCCAGGAACGCGTCGCCTTCGGCGGCCCGCTGACCGACCAGGGCGTGGTGCGGCGCCAGATCGCCGACAGCCGCATGGAAATCGACCAGTCGCGCCTGATGACGCTTTATGCCGCCTGGAAGATGGATACCGTGGGCAACAAGGAGGCACGCAAGGAGATCGCCGCCATCAAGGTGATCGCCCCCAACATGACGTGTCGGGTGGTCGACCGGGCCATCCAGATCCACGGCGCCGCCGGCGTCTCCAACGACTTCGGCCTGGCCAAGGCCTACGCCTCATCGCGCACGCTGCGCCTGGCCGACGGCCCGGACGAGGTGCACGCCAACCAGATCGGCCGCCTCGAGCTCAAGCAGTACGGCTGGCCGGCCAACAAGTAG
- the xseA gene encoding exodeoxyribonuclease VII large subunit — protein MTAANETPAKAAPNVPEYSVSEISTALKRSVERAFERVRVRGEISGFKRAASGHLYMSLKDDSAVLDAVCWRGTAGRLALAPEDGLEIIASGKLTTYAQRSRYQLVIDSIELAGEGALLKLLEERRKKLAAEGLFEDERKQNLPFLPEVIGVVSSPTGAVIRDILHRLRERFPRHVLLWPVLVQGDGAAEQIAAAIAGFDGLAAGGTVPRPDLVIVARGGGSVEDLWAFNEEIVVRAAAACSIPLISAVGHETDTTLIDFAADRRAPTPTAAAEMAVPVRADLDYGLKDLDRRLYGALKRSLEEREVRLKGLARGLRGPRELIELAVQRLDEQAERLSRAWRQGLDERRHRLARATAGLRPALLGRHLAEQGRAIESLKHRLALAWRRRQDQHQSRLEAAERLLASLSHQSVLARGFALVHGEGGLVTSAGALRSGQALELEFHDGRQAAVAGGRPGRLARPARRKKSGPPDGQGELL, from the coding sequence ATGACGGCAGCGAACGAAACACCCGCCAAGGCGGCCCCAAACGTACCCGAGTATTCGGTGAGCGAGATCTCGACGGCGCTCAAGCGCTCGGTGGAGCGGGCCTTCGAGCGGGTGCGGGTGCGGGGCGAGATCTCGGGCTTCAAGCGGGCCGCCTCGGGGCATCTTTACATGAGCCTCAAGGACGATAGCGCCGTGCTCGACGCGGTCTGCTGGCGCGGCACCGCCGGCCGCCTGGCGCTGGCCCCCGAAGACGGCCTCGAGATCATCGCCAGCGGCAAGCTGACCACCTATGCCCAGCGCTCGCGCTACCAGCTCGTCATCGACAGCATCGAGCTGGCCGGCGAGGGGGCGCTCTTGAAGCTTCTCGAAGAGCGCCGCAAGAAGCTCGCCGCCGAAGGCCTGTTCGAAGACGAGCGAAAACAAAACCTGCCTTTCCTGCCCGAGGTCATCGGCGTGGTCTCGTCGCCCACGGGCGCCGTCATCCGCGACATCCTGCATCGCCTGCGCGAACGCTTTCCCCGCCACGTGCTGCTCTGGCCGGTGCTGGTCCAGGGCGACGGCGCGGCCGAACAAATCGCCGCCGCCATCGCCGGCTTCGACGGCCTGGCGGCCGGCGGTACGGTACCCCGGCCCGACCTGGTTATCGTCGCGCGGGGCGGCGGCAGCGTCGAGGACCTGTGGGCCTTCAACGAGGAAATCGTGGTGCGGGCCGCGGCGGCCTGCTCGATCCCGTTGATTTCGGCCGTGGGCCACGAGACCGACACCACGCTGATCGATTTCGCCGCCGACCGCCGGGCGCCGACGCCGACGGCGGCGGCCGAGATGGCGGTGCCGGTGCGGGCCGATCTGGATTATGGGCTTAAGGACCTGGACCGCCGCCTCTATGGGGCGCTGAAGCGCAGCCTGGAAGAGCGCGAGGTGCGGCTCAAGGGCCTGGCCCGGGGCTTGCGCGGCCCGCGCGAGCTGATCGAACTGGCGGTGCAGCGCCTCGACGAACAGGCCGAGCGCTTGTCGCGGGCCTGGCGCCAGGGCCTCGACGAGCGCCGCCACCGGCTGGCCCGGGCCACGGCCGGACTGCGGCCGGCGCTGCTGGGCCGGCACCTGGCCGAGCAGGGCCGCGCCATCGAGAGCCTGAAGCACCGCCTGGCCCTGGCCTGGCGACGCCGACAGGACCAGCACCAGAGCCGACTAGAGGCAGCCGAACGGCTGCTCGCCAGCCTCAGCCACCAGAGCGTGCTGGCCCGGGGCTTCGCCCTGGTGCACGGCGAGGGCGGACTGGTCACCTCGGCCGGCGCGCTGCGCTCGGGCCAGGCGCTGGAGCTCGAATTCCACGATGGCCGCCAGGCCGCCGTTGCCGGCGGCCGGCCGGGGCGGCTGGCGCGGCCGGCGCGGCGAAAAAAATCCGGTCCCCCAGACGGCCAGGGCGAGCTATTGTGA
- the purD gene encoding phosphoribosylamine--glycine ligase yields MNVLVVGSGGREHALVWALARSPGVERLFCAPGNGGIADQARCVDVDAMDFDGLIGLCRAESIEFVVVGPEAPLVGGLVERLEAAGIKAFGPSAAAAALEGSKGFTKDLCARHGIPSATYLRCADLESASAYIRAHGAPIVVKANGLAAGKGVIIAESVEEALAAAAEILDGRFGAAGNELVVEEFLEGEEASFFALVDGETVLPLASAQDHKAVGEGDTGANTGGMGAYSPAPVVTPELERRILGEIVEPTVAAMAAEGRPYRGLLYAGLMISGGRPKLLEYNVRFGDPECQVLVPRLQSDLLPALLAAAEGRLGEVELKWRPETALTVVMATQGYPGDYRKGSVIENLEAAGELDGVTIFHAGTQRRDGAITASGGRVLGVTALGDGVREAQARAYEAADVIDWPEGFCRRDIGWRALEG; encoded by the coding sequence ATCAACGTTCTCGTCGTCGGCTCCGGTGGCCGCGAACACGCCCTGGTCTGGGCGCTCGCGCGTTCGCCAGGCGTCGAGCGGCTTTTTTGCGCCCCGGGCAACGGCGGCATCGCCGACCAGGCCCGCTGCGTCGACGTCGATGCCATGGATTTCGACGGCCTGATCGGTCTCTGTCGCGCCGAAAGCATAGAATTCGTCGTCGTCGGCCCCGAGGCACCGCTGGTCGGCGGCCTGGTCGAGCGCCTGGAGGCAGCAGGCATCAAGGCCTTCGGGCCCAGCGCCGCGGCCGCCGCCCTGGAGGGCTCGAAGGGCTTCACCAAGGACCTCTGCGCCCGCCACGGCATTCCCTCGGCCACCTACCTGCGCTGTGCCGACTTGGAAAGCGCCAGCGCCTACATTCGGGCGCACGGCGCCCCCATCGTGGTCAAGGCCAACGGCCTGGCCGCCGGCAAGGGCGTGATCATTGCAGAGAGCGTCGAAGAAGCGTTGGCGGCGGCAGCCGAGATCCTCGACGGGCGCTTCGGCGCCGCCGGCAACGAGCTCGTCGTGGAAGAGTTCCTGGAAGGCGAGGAAGCCAGCTTCTTCGCCCTGGTCGATGGCGAGACCGTGCTGCCGCTGGCTTCGGCCCAGGATCACAAGGCGGTGGGCGAGGGCGATACCGGCGCCAACACCGGCGGCATGGGCGCCTACTCGCCGGCTCCCGTGGTGACGCCCGAACTCGAGCGTCGCATCCTCGGCGAAATCGTCGAGCCCACGGTGGCGGCCATGGCAGCCGAGGGCCGGCCCTACCGCGGCCTGTTGTACGCCGGACTGATGATCAGTGGCGGCCGGCCCAAGCTTCTCGAATACAACGTCCGCTTCGGCGATCCCGAATGCCAGGTACTGGTTCCCCGGCTGCAGAGCGACCTCTTGCCGGCGCTGCTGGCCGCGGCCGAGGGCCGGCTTGGCGAGGTCGAGCTCAAATGGCGACCCGAAACGGCGCTGACCGTGGTCATGGCGACCCAGGGCTATCCCGGCGACTACCGCAAGGGCAGCGTCATCGAGAACCTCGAGGCCGCCGGCGAGCTCGACGGCGTGACCATCTTCCATGCCGGTACCCAGCGCCGGGACGGCGCCATCACGGCCAGCGGCGGCCGCGTGCTGGGGGTGACGGCGCTGGGGGACGGCGTGCGCGAGGCCCAGGCCCGGGCCTACGAGGCGGCCGACGTGATCGACTGGCCGGAGGGCTTCTGCCGCCGCGACATCGGCTGGCGGGCCCTCGAGGGTTAG
- a CDS encoding M23 family metallopeptidase: MRGQAPPGTEVRLDDRAIRVAEDGLFVFGFGRDAKPDHRLVARLPDGSLWDRALEVAKRSYAIQRIDGLAPRMVTPSAAALVRIRRENAWIAAARKLDSPEPHFAAGFAWPLLGTITGVFGSQRILNGEPRRPHYGVDIAGPRGRPVLSPAAGDVALAEADLYYTGGTIIIDHGFGLTSVLSHLSAVLVAVGQSVAQGQLVGRLGATGRATGPHLDWRVNWFAERLDPARLVPPMPKPEDG; the protein is encoded by the coding sequence ATGCGGGGCCAAGCGCCGCCGGGCACGGAGGTCCGGCTCGACGACCGGGCCATCCGGGTGGCCGAGGACGGCCTCTTCGTCTTCGGCTTCGGCCGCGACGCCAAGCCCGATCATCGCCTGGTGGCGCGCCTGCCCGACGGCAGCCTCTGGGATCGCGCCCTCGAGGTGGCCAAACGTTCCTACGCCATCCAGCGCATAGACGGCCTGGCGCCGCGCATGGTGACGCCCTCGGCTGCGGCGCTGGTACGAATCCGGCGCGAAAACGCCTGGATCGCCGCCGCCCGAAAGCTTGATTCGCCCGAGCCCCACTTCGCCGCCGGCTTCGCCTGGCCGCTTCTGGGCACCATCACCGGCGTCTTCGGCAGCCAACGCATTCTTAACGGCGAGCCCCGCCGGCCCCACTACGGCGTCGACATCGCCGGCCCCCGCGGCCGGCCGGTGCTGAGCCCGGCCGCCGGCGATGTGGCGCTGGCCGAGGCCGATCTCTACTACACCGGCGGCACCATCATCATCGACCACGGATTCGGCCTGACCTCGGTGCTCTCGCATCTCAGCGCCGTGCTGGTGGCCGTGGGCCAGAGCGTGGCCCAGGGCCAGCTCGTGGGCCGCCTGGGAGCCACTGGCCGGGCCACCGGCCCCCACCTGGATTGGCGCGTCAACTGGTTTGCCGAGCGCCTCGACCCGGCCCGCCTGGTGCCGCCCATGCCCAAACCCGAGGACGGTTAG
- a CDS encoding DUF2093 domain-containing protein has translation MQQAELRYDSGAYQVLKPGHYVVCAVSGRQIMLEDLRYWSAELQEAYADAVIATRRHEERQGQPEEPT, from the coding sequence ATGCAGCAGGCCGAGCTGCGCTACGATTCCGGTGCCTACCAGGTGCTCAAGCCGGGGCACTACGTGGTCTGTGCCGTCAGCGGCCGGCAGATCATGCTCGAAGACCTGCGCTATTGGAGCGCCGAGTTGCAGGAGGCCTACGCCGACGCCGTGATCGCCACCCGGCGCCACGAGGAACGCCAGGGCCAGCCGGAGGAGCCGACCTGA
- a CDS encoding acyl-CoA dehydrogenase family protein, with product MDFEYSERVVELQAQLTAFMDEHVYPAEPVYDAQVGEGERWAQPAVMEELKATAREAGLWNMFLPESEVGAGLSNLEYAPLCEIMGRSMIAPEVFNCSAPDTGNMEVLERYGSDEHKERWLKPLLAGEIRSGFAMTEPQVASSDATNIEATILRDGDDYVINGRKWWTSGAPHPHCRILIFMGKTDPKAHKYSQQSMILVPLQTPGVSVVRPLELFGYDHAPHGHAEVDFSDVRVPATNILLGEGRGFEIAQGRLGPGRIHHCMRMIGQSERALEMMCRRAQERIAFGGPLADQGLVRRQIADCRMAINQTRLLTLHAAWKMDTVGNKAARAEIAMIKVVAPNMTCQVVDTAMQVHGAAGVSEDFGLAHSYAIARMLRIGDGPDEVHADQVGRLELRKYN from the coding sequence ATGGACTTCGAATATTCCGAACGGGTCGTCGAACTGCAGGCCCAGCTCACGGCCTTCATGGACGAGCACGTCTACCCGGCCGAGCCGGTCTATGACGCCCAAGTCGGGGAAGGCGAGCGCTGGGCCCAGCCGGCGGTGATGGAGGAACTCAAAGCGACGGCCCGCGAGGCCGGCCTTTGGAACATGTTCCTGCCCGAATCGGAGGTCGGCGCCGGACTTTCGAACCTGGAATACGCACCCTTGTGCGAGATCATGGGGCGCTCGATGATTGCCCCCGAGGTCTTCAACTGTTCCGCTCCCGACACCGGCAACATGGAGGTGCTGGAGCGCTACGGCAGCGACGAGCACAAGGAGCGCTGGCTGAAGCCGCTGCTGGCCGGCGAAATCCGCTCGGGCTTCGCCATGACCGAGCCCCAGGTGGCGTCCTCGGACGCCACCAACATCGAGGCAACGATCCTGCGCGATGGCGACGACTACGTCATCAACGGGCGCAAGTGGTGGACTTCGGGGGCGCCGCATCCGCACTGCCGGATCCTCATCTTCATGGGCAAGACCGATCCCAAAGCCCACAAGTACAGCCAGCAATCGATGATCCTGGTACCGCTGCAGACGCCGGGCGTCAGCGTGGTGCGGCCGCTGGAATTGTTCGGCTACGACCACGCGCCGCACGGCCACGCCGAGGTCGATTTCTCGGACGTCCGCGTGCCGGCCACGAATATCCTCTTGGGCGAGGGCCGCGGTTTCGAGATCGCCCAGGGCCGCCTGGGGCCGGGCCGCATTCACCACTGCATGCGCATGATCGGCCAGTCCGAACGCGCCCTGGAGATGATGTGCCGCCGCGCCCAGGAACGCATAGCCTTCGGCGGCCCGCTGGCCGACCAGGGCCTGGTGCGGCGCCAGATCGCCGACTGCCGCATGGCCATCAACCAAACCCGGCTGCTCACCCTCCACGCCGCCTGGAAGATGGACACCGTGGGCAACAAGGCGGCCCGGGCCGAGATCGCCATGATCAAGGTGGTGGCGCCCAACATGACCTGTCAGGTGGTTGATACCGCCATGCAGGTGCACGGCGCCGCCGGGGTCAGCGAGGACTTCGGCCTGGCGCATTCCTACGCCATCGCCCGCATGCTGCGCATCGGCGACGGCCCCGACGAGGTCCACGCCGACCAAGTCGGGCGGCTGGAGCTGCGCAAGTACAACTGA
- a CDS encoding phosphotransferase family protein, producing the protein MEETDRSQQFSGTEPMREGLELDAALVQRYFEEQVEDFSGRAEVMQFKGGQSNPSYKVTAGGKAWVIRRKPPGKLQPSAHAVEREYRVITALGPTDVPVPRTYALCEDPEVLGTPFYVMECVEGRVFWESLLPGMSKPERFEIYDAMNETMAKLHSVDYQAVGLEGFGKPGNYVARQTSRWGRQYQESVYERIPEMDKLITWIEERLPEHDETSVVHGDYRLDNMIFHPSEPRVLAILDWELATLGDPLADFAYHTMQWRIPQELHRGLRGIDLEALGVPDEESYIEAYCRRTGRDGIADFDVYSIFNMFKLAAIAHGILVREKIGTASSVHASQTAAVARPLAELAWRTVIERGLA; encoded by the coding sequence GTGGAGGAGACCGACCGCAGCCAGCAGTTTTCCGGCACCGAGCCCATGCGCGAGGGCCTCGAACTCGACGCCGCCCTGGTGCAGCGCTACTTCGAGGAGCAGGTCGAGGATTTCTCCGGCCGGGCCGAGGTGATGCAGTTCAAGGGCGGCCAGTCGAACCCCTCCTACAAGGTCACGGCCGGAGGCAAGGCCTGGGTCATCCGGCGCAAGCCGCCGGGCAAGCTGCAGCCCTCGGCCCATGCCGTCGAGCGCGAATACCGGGTGATCACGGCGCTGGGCCCGACCGACGTGCCGGTGCCCCGGACCTACGCGCTGTGCGAAGACCCCGAAGTCCTGGGCACGCCCTTCTACGTCATGGAATGCGTCGAAGGTCGGGTGTTCTGGGAGAGCCTGCTGCCCGGCATGTCGAAACCCGAGCGCTTCGAGATCTACGACGCCATGAACGAGACCATGGCCAAGCTGCACTCGGTCGACTACCAGGCCGTCGGCCTCGAGGGCTTCGGCAAGCCGGGCAACTACGTGGCGCGCCAGACCAGCCGCTGGGGGCGGCAGTACCAAGAATCGGTCTACGAACGCATCCCCGAGATGGACAAGCTGATCACCTGGATCGAGGAACGCCTGCCCGAGCACGACGAGACCTCGGTGGTGCACGGCGATTATCGCCTCGACAACATGATCTTCCATCCCAGCGAGCCCCGGGTGCTGGCCATTTTGGACTGGGAGCTGGCGACCCTGGGCGACCCGCTGGCCGACTTCGCCTACCACACCATGCAGTGGCGCATCCCCCAGGAGCTGCACCGCGGCCTTCGGGGCATCGACCTGGAGGCCCTGGGCGTTCCCGACGAGGAGAGCTACATCGAAGCCTACTGCCGGCGCACCGGCCGCGACGGCATCGCCGACTTCGACGTCTATTCCATCTTCAACATGTTCAAACTGGCCGCCATCGCCCACGGTATTTTGGTGCGCGAGAAGATCGGCACGGCATCCAGCGTGCATGCCTCGCAAACCGCCGCCGTGGCTCGCCCCCTGGCCGAGTTGGCCTGGCGGACCGTCATCGAGCGGGGTTTGGCGTAA